Genomic segment of Poecile atricapillus isolate bPoeAtr1 chromosome 8, bPoeAtr1.hap1, whole genome shotgun sequence:
ataacatttaAAGTTACCTACATTTGACTTTCCGCATTTCACAACCCACACTCCTACCCCTAAAACTACACGTGCTTCACCCACAGAACCATTACGTCATAGCCctgtatttccttttattttagaCTGAATCTTTTaagcaactttaaaaaaaaaagtaaatattccCCAGCACACTGTTATCTCCGGTTGTAGTACCCGGAAGGAGTGCTGGGGCCAAATCAGGCACAATGGAATTTGCTGTGGGGAAACCTGCTGATGACAGTGGAACCCGCCCGTGTGTGAATTCCCATGGCTCCTGCCACCCCTTTATAAGCAGGCGGAGgtgtgccagggctggcaggagcagcaggcagcagccaggcactCACTGGAGCACAGCTGTGTGTGGAGAGGGAATGTCTGGCTACAGCAGCAAGAGCATGGTCCTGCTTTCCGTGCTGGcgctcctggtgctgctcctgtggGGCACCTCTGAAGGTGAGTGACCTCCAACATTCCGCTCTGGGAAGGGCTCCCggtgctgctcacag
This window contains:
- the CCL20 gene encoding C-C motif chemokine 20, which codes for MEFAVGKPADDSGTRPCVNSHGSCHPFISRRRCARAGRSSRQQPGTHWSTAVCGEGMSGYSSKSMVLLSVLALLVLLLWGTSEAQSNQDCCLSYTKVRLPRWALKGYTEQLSSEVCDIPAIIFHTASGLKACVNPKEGWVKKHLLFLSHKLRKMSA